The following is a genomic window from Bacillus sp. FJAT-52991.
CTTCTTCCACTGCAGTGCTGCTTGTGGATGAGTTTGTCTGATTTGTTGGAAGTTTTTCGGAACAGGTACTAACCATTTCTCTCCCTCTAGCTGAATATTTATTTCATCAATAGAGAGTATACCATCCGCATTCAATCCCCAAGAGGCTGCCATTTCCGCCCCTTCCTCGCTCCATTGATTCGGTTGATCTAAGTAGTCTTCTGTAATATGCCATTCAATCTGGAATCGGTCTGTCGGCATCCCTTCGCTAAAACTGTCAGGCATATCACCATAGCAATCTTCAATATACGTTCGACAAATTCCATTTAATTTAGATAAATTTAAATAGCCATTTACACTTTCTAATGGATCATATGTCCACGTAATTAACGAATAGCCTAATTTGATTGCTTCTTGTCGTTGAACCTTTTTCAAAGCATCCCCTATTCCTTGCTTTTGATAGTCGGGATGAATCCCTAAATTGTGTGAGCACAAATAACTATGGCCATCACGAAAGCCAGCAAAGCTGTAACTAAACCCTATTAATTGATCCCCTTGAAACGCTCCTAATGCTAGCCCGCCATTTTTATGAGCAATCATCGTTTGATTTTCTGGAATCGGTTCAATCCCCCAGATCAATCTTTCAAGGTCAGCCATTTGTTTAAAATCTTCATATGTTTCAAATAAACGAATTGTGTATGTATGAGACATTTTCTTCTCCCCCTCGCTGTTGAACTCTTCATTATTATATAAAAAACAAGCAGGAGACTGCTAGTATTTTTTGAGTTTTGAATGTTTGAACTCACCGGCATTTTAGGATATACTTTTTTTAGTCTTATAAGCAATTTGCTTGTTGTTAAGGTAAATAGGAGGAACTATCTTGAAAAAATCATCTATTTTCGTTTCTTTAATGGTCGCCACGGTATTTATTTTATCAGGCTGCCAAAGTGCTGAACAGGAAGGGGCCTTTTTTCATGATTATTTAGTGAACCCTTTTGTACAGCTTATTCATACGCTAGGTCAATTTTTAGGTAATTATGGATTCGCTATTATTGTAATTACTTTAGCCGTGCGTTTAATTTTATTACCACTCATGCTGAATTCAAGTAAAAAGCAGCAAATCATGAGAGAAAAGATGGAAGTCGTTAAGCCAGAAATGGAAAAGATTCAAAAACGACTAAAAGAGGCAAAATCTCAAGAGGAACAGCGAAAAATTCAGCAAGAAATGATGCAGTTGTATCAACAGCATAATATTAATCCATTTGCCATGGGTTGTTTACCTATCTTCATACAAATGCCGATCTGGATGGGATTATATTATGCCATCCGTATTTCAGAAGATATTCAAGCAGCTAATTTCTTATGGTTTAAATTAGGTGAACCGGATATTGCCATGGCGTTAATTGCTGGAATCATGTACTTCTTCCAATTCAAAGTGTCTATGATCAATGTACCTGAACAACAAAAACAGCAAATGAAATTCATTGGCCTGTTGTCACCAATCATGATCTTAGTCATATCTTTTTCTACTCCTGCCGCCCTACCACTTTATTGGGCAGTCAGTGGACTATTCCTCGTTGGACAAACATGGTTAAGTAAGAAATGGTATTCTACACATCCAGTTACAGAAGGTACTAAACAAAAGTAGGGAGCTAACAAAGCTCCCTGTTTTTTTTATTTGTCATAAAGTGAAACTTCAATCAGTGGGGGTTTTCTCCATCCCCCACTGATTGTTAGTTGAACGGATCGGGCGTTTATCCCTCACCTACATGCCTGCGCTTCTTCTGCCATGTTGAGGTGGGGGTCTTAAAGCCCGTTAATGCGGGATAAATTAAGGCTATATACCCAATATTTCTATCTTCCCGACGGATATTCTTCTAAAAAATTTCTTATTTTATTAAATTTTTACAATAGAAGCCTTGTCTTTTATATTTCTTTTAGTACAATTACCTTCAATAAGACTTTTTACTTATAAAAATAGGTAAGGTTATCACTTTATCTATTTATTGGTTTTTAGGAGGTATTTTATGCTAAAGAGGATGAGACCAAGAGCAACAAGT
Proteins encoded in this region:
- the yidC gene encoding membrane protein insertase YidC, with product MKKSSIFVSLMVATVFILSGCQSAEQEGAFFHDYLVNPFVQLIHTLGQFLGNYGFAIIVITLAVRLILLPLMLNSSKKQQIMREKMEVVKPEMEKIQKRLKEAKSQEEQRKIQQEMMQLYQQHNINPFAMGCLPIFIQMPIWMGLYYAIRISEDIQAANFLWFKLGEPDIAMALIAGIMYFFQFKVSMINVPEQQKQQMKFIGLLSPIMILVISFSTPAALPLYWAVSGLFLVGQTWLSKKWYSTHPVTEGTKQK
- a CDS encoding GNAT family N-acetyltransferase, with the protein product MSHTYTIRLFETYEDFKQMADLERLIWGIEPIPENQTMIAHKNGGLALGAFQGDQLIGFSYSFAGFRDGHSYLCSHNLGIHPDYQKQGIGDALKKVQRQEAIKLGYSLITWTYDPLESVNGYLNLSKLNGICRTYIEDCYGDMPDSFSEGMPTDRFQIEWHITEDYLDQPNQWSEEGAEMAASWGLNADGILSIDEINIQLEGEKWLVPVPKNFQQIRQTHPQAALQWKKTYRKLFNQLFDAGYTAVKLIKTKDEPVNYYLLVKQEQLSF